TATCTCCTCTGAGCGATGGTCAGGGTAGGACTTGTGGAAGTGTCTCAGAGCCTGCATTACTGATGAGGTACACTCCACGTATGAGTAATCTATCATGATGTCGCCTGTTACAGAGAGCACAGTGACAGTTTTATAGATTTCTCAACAAATACTGGGTGTCTGATTGATAAACAGGTTGGAATActgcagaaagacacaaaagatgggtataatttagtcagttttacagatagtgaccTAAAATTTTGggaggcagtagctgagactgatccttaacacatattctgaacgCTAACAGATGGAACATGGTAAATATGTCAATTGTgccaggtttaaaaaaaaaataagataattttgaattttatggcaggaACAAATGTCAAAATTGGCCATAAAAGTGAGCGGTCTGAATAGGAAACatctaattaggttaattatcaacaggtcagtgagaggagtggggataaaaagaggattttagaggctgaatctgtcaggagtaaagatgggcagaggttcgcCAGGCTCATCTCcagttcataaaatcatcaacagatttgaagaatctgtagaaacctctgaggtcaaaggtcagggctGGTTCTGgatctgttctgctcaggaacactgtctgtaaacacagttcaccgtgctgcttaaagctctatcaggcaaagaagaagccagatgtgaacagatgtgtctcctctggaccaaagaggagaactgttctgaggtcagcctgcctctctgatggtatgggggtgcattagtgcctctggaaaggctccatcaatgcaggaaagttttatatgtttggttttttagttttaaatctaTATATGATGTGAACTGACCTAATCTGCACAtgactaaaaacagatttaaacaaattccTGTTATTGGCAAAAGTgatttaatgttaaattaattGAAGTACTAGACatgaagtttttatttggacTGACCAAACAGCTCTGAGGGGTTGAGCAGCTCCAGCAGTCTTCCTCCTCTCGTAGGTTCATATGTGGCGAATCCACCATCTTTGTTTCTCAAGCTCAGCAGCTACGAAACGACGACAGCCGTGAGGTGGATTAGAGCTGGTGTGTTTCAGACAAGCAGCATTTTCCACAGAACTACATGCCATCGGGTTTTTGTGACTTCTTTTACTAATATTTACTTGACCAGGGGGTCAAACCAGCGCTTGATACAGAGAACAGGTAATGAGGCTGTGAAGCATTTAGGAATTATAAGTAAATAAGTGTCCTTAGCAGACTCACCACGTTGACAGCATCATTCAGACGCTCAGAGGCGACGGGCCGCCTGATGGAGGGACacagctcctccagcagcatcAGAGACTTCAGGCCTTCGGCGGTGCAGTCCGACACGATCCAGCCACAGTCACGGGTACTGAAGGGGAAGCCTCCCTGACGAGCACAGAAACACGAAGCATGCGCTATACTCCACTGGCATTTTCTTGCAagatttgtcaaaatgtttttgtttccacaagCGTGTTGTGGGGTTAATGTGATCCTGGCTGTACCTTGTTCATCTGCCTGTAGTGTTTCTGGTAATCAGGAGGATTCTCGGGTATCTGAGAGGAAGAATTGCTAACTCATCAGAAATCATTTACATGACAGGGCTGGATGTTGACAAGTGGAGCTGTTCCCTGGTGCCAAATGTTAACATTAATAAACATCAAGTCAACCTCATGAAGGATAATTTTTATAAGTTTGCTGCACCTGGGTGATCGTCAGAAAGAGATGGGCCTTACGAAGACGCTCCGACAGTTTGGGGTCATTCTGAGCTccagcctgaaaaaaaaaggtcacaacacacacaaacgctTTGCCAATCAATGGCAGGAACAGGGAATCTAAAGCTAGCAACCATTTTATTGTTACCTCAAGAAAAGCCTGAACAGCAAAACAAGTGTCCCAGAGCTGGGATCCGTTCATTGCCTTGATGGAAGAAACATAACAGGAAAACTTGGGTTAGAGggtaaaaaactaaagaaagaagaaccaatccttgaaggaatgccaaCAATCTAATCAAGGAGTGTCcatagtatgtgttggggacgtctgtcagctactaccacatcaaattttagctcaatatctgtaaaactgaccgagttagagacatttttgtgttggctaagatcgATTAGAAGGCACTTACCTGGTACTTAGTGGGTACTAACCAGGTATTTACCTGGTAATTAGTGAGAatgtacctggtatgtacctaGTACTTGCCATATGTGAACTTGATACGAATCAGTTACTTACAAGGGACAGCTGTTATGTATCAGGTACTTAACTGGTAGTACCCAATACATAGCTGGTACTGTCCCCAAGTACCTACACggactgggctgtattatgaagaGTTGCTACCCTGTACTTTCTCAGTACATCCTGGTACTTATCCAGTACATCCAAGGAAAGTACTGGGTACTACTCCCGCAAATTCTTACCTGCATTTTCATGCCATCCAAACCCATCCTGGAATACAAAAAATGTAGTTAGTTTACCAAATATTTCTACAGTCTTCAGTATTTATGTATGTGCATATATAAGCTGATTATTGTAGCAGTTCAGCTGTCCAAGCTGTCTGTATCAGCCTGTTGGGCTGAAACAAGTACTTTACTTTAAGAAGTGGATTTTACTGGAGACCGTCTGACTAACCAGAGGTGGTCGGGGATCTGGGAAACATGCTCCTGAaaagctgcagaggaggaaccGTCCACGCGCCAACGGACCAACATGATAAGAAGCTTAGAGACCTACGAGAAACGGCAAAACCATTCAGTTTAAACAATTCAGGAGCATCTGACAATAAGTTCTGTAATACTTCATGTATTTAGTTTGGTTTCAGGTCTGTCCTTTTCAAGGCTTTGTTTAATCAGCTCACATGCAACAGCTGATTTCATTGTGTGTGAGGTTTTGTTACAACTCCACTGTTGATGCATTTGGAGAAGCGGTCGTCGGCCTGGATGTGCTCGTACAGCTCTCTGACAGCCTTTTCTCTCAGCGTGGTGCTGTGGTGGGCTTCGTACACATTCAACACCGCTTCAGggtaacaaacacaaaaaataacacTTCTTACATTAGCACGGAgttaaaaatctgaacaattTTGCTCCAAGGAAGCAGGCGTTTTGTGATTGTTTGAAGTGCTTTATAAcaatagttcttcaggctttttgaagaagatttttttttacgttggctgctttttcacctGTTTTCAGTGCAGTTCCTGACCATTATCAGAGGAATGTTTATCGCTGAATTATAAATCATTcaagcagaataaaaaccaCCTAAACTTGGTGACAACCAGTTCTGATTGGTTTCTTTAAGGACCTAGCCTTTCACAAGAAAcagtttgttcccattttttatttaaattagtttaaaaataccaaagataataCAGATTGAGGGGAATTAAACTCTCTTTATCAGgtaattgtgtgtgtgcatttgtctgtgttagcaaaatatcatgcATACTTACTGTAGGCGATGTTCAGCAGTTTGCTGTGAGGCGTGTACAGGTCACACGCTGCCACGTTGTTCCTCTGAGCGGGCCAGTTAATGGTGGCGTAGTCCTGAACAAACAGCTCCTGCAGACAAACGTCATGAAACTAGCCATAAAAAACTACGTTGGTGTTAACGTTTGCAATGCGGAGCACGGTGCAGTCAGACATTTTGAATCAGCTcagtttttctcttcaaaaccgGAGGTGAAGGATGTTTTTAGCTTGTCATGACTGCCATTTAAAGCTCCATGgaaatctgaaaatttacacGAGCGACCACCAGACCCTCCTGTTTCTCATGTTTTAAGAAATTGTTTCAGTTCACCTTATAGTTTTTGCTCAGcagctatttttgtttgaagCTTACTTTTCAGCGGCTTCTCCCGCACCTGCACCCCTGAAGAGGCGGGAgtcgccatggcaaccagtgacaTTAAGTCCATTGTTTCAAACTGCAGGCTTTCTCGACATGGCTGCCCCATAAATCACGTACATGTTCAAACATTAAGCTGCCTCTGATCAGACCTTTTATAACAAGAACTGAGAGGCTCTGTAGATCTTAGTATCTAAAAAcgaaacaagaacaaaaaaaaaaaacgggaacaaactgaaacttgtactttcaaaataaagcttacAAATCCTATTTATTtcctgccaccatgaaaggcagaaaataatatatctcattaaccactggatggattagTTGACCAATACAGAAGGTTACTACACATCCAATAAAAAAGTGAGATACAGGTTTTGTTGTGATGAAAACTTCTCTACACTTTATGCATTTTATCGGACTGAAAAATCATGTAACGTATAAGTGAATGTGGACGATAATGAACATAAATTTAACTGAACATGTCGAGGACGAGAGTGATTCACTGGATTAGATTCAGTTGttgacagttttctgtttttctccgcTCAAAATCGTTACGACATGAACGtcttaaagcaaaaaaaccccaacatgtCACTAAAAACTATCCTGGATGATGTCATGACATGTTTGATTATCAAGATAAGCCGAATGAACTGGACGGGTTCTTTCTCTGGCGTTCCGATTCAGTGTAACTGCGAACTGTAAAAAGCACGGCTCCCTCTAGTGGCTTGTGGTGAGATCAGCACCTGTCTGAGGCTGAGAATCAGGGGGTCTTCCTCTGCGGTCAGCCTGACAGCGTAGCAGTAGCTCATAGGAAGGTAGACCTGCCGGCAGTGACACCACAGGGTTGAGGGGTGAACCGGGATCCAGGTGGGCAGcagcctgaaacacacaaacatgctcaAACTAAGTCTCCGTTCAACCTGTCCACTACTATTCTTAAAAATATTCTAGTTTCCATCTGGACAGAAACGCAGAAACTGACCCGAAACGCTAACCATGCTCTGCCATGgtaatacaccagaaacaggaaacaaggcgtggagcatAAAGCTAACAGGTCGAGCTAGAACCGTAGACCATATATGTTACATTTACCACTCTGTGGTTcgaactgtaaacacaacaggaagaaaaagacaagaacGAGGAATACAAGGACAAGAATCAAGTCGTTTTTGTGGACTGACGATGATTCAACTTGTGAGGGGCTGCTGTGTCCTGAAAGACTGAGAATCTACGTCAACAAGGATCTGCAACCTGTGTCTCTGTATCTCTGGGATCTGTGTAGCTTCGACCAAATATGACAAGTAAATCcacatatatttacatttagaaCCACGATAGGAAAGCACAATTGTCTCAGTTCTCTTGTCCGACTCTGTTACAACAAGGAACAAACAtgtcaataaatatttatttagctaGTCTACCaggtctttaaaataaacctccGGCCCCACAGGGTGGTCGCTCTCTGAAATTCAAGCGCAGGTTTACAAATATTCATACGTTCTGGACAAACATTGCAagtcattcaaagtttaaataaatgaaggtgTCAGTCGTCACAATTAAACATCCAACAAACTGTCCTAATTTTAATGTTCACTCAAATAATTTCTTGGAGTCCAAATGtatgttttatcatttcaaagTGGGGTatttaataatttcacacaaacacaataaaaactcaTATATGCTTCCATCATTCAGTGGGTAGGTTTAATCGAAGGTGGTAGAAATCCTTtcttctaaaatgtaaaatactgattaatttatagtttatttagATCACTGATTTCAGAATGGAACAAAATAAGTTCCTGTATAAACCTTAATATAGATAAAGTTGGGTTGTTCCAGGTGTGATTGGTTGCAGGTTTCAGACACCTGCTTCACTGCAAACCATTAGTTTTTCCTCGGACTTGGGCCTACCTGCCGTTCTGCCTCTAAGATCTTGTCCGTTCTTCCAGACATGCCAGTCTGgttgaaataaatctgtttagttttttgttttggtcctgGATGAGAATGAAGACCTTCGCTCAGCACCGTGTGTTTCATCCCCAGCTGTCAGGCTCTGAGGAGAACTTACCACATCTCTGGCAGCAATGTGTTCATCCCCTCCCAGCTGTAGACGTTTAAAACAGCCAGCCAGAATTTACCCCAGGAAGGAATCCCAGCTGCTCCGCCTGTAAAAACATCACGCTGGTAAGACAGCTCGTCACTAATGGTGTCAGTCAAAGCAGACCGTCATCACTGCTGAGACTCTCCAGCTAGATTTGAAGTCATTCTGACCTTTTTTGTGCAGGTTGTTCCGAGCACGAACCAAATCTGGGTCATTAGGATCCACTCCCAGAATCCTCAGCGCCACGTAGTTCAGCGCCGTCCCAAACACCGTGGATTTGTCTTCAATGTGTCTGCGAAGGACACACAGACACCCGAACACTGCTGTCCTTATCAGTATTCCCCACTGAAGGTGGGGGAtaatgtctttgtctttgtctgagTTCGTCTGTCTGTTCAGAGCCGCagcgcaaacacaaaaatggcttcagagctgagagtcattcacaacacatactccaagtgacACTCATTGTAGCTGAAAACAGCATGTTTGCTACCTTTGGTAGGAGTCTCTACAGATCAATTAGGATCATGAAAAGGTTCGTTCAGTGAAGGAACTCACAGGCCCCAGCCTCCATCCGGCAGCTGAACAGAGCGCAGGTACCGCAACATCTCCTTCATCCAGACCTCCGGCAACTGAAGCTTAGTCACGTGACACATGATGAGAAAACCTGGGAAGTGCAAACATCcacacaaagttttacaaaGAAACGTTGCAATAAAGAGTTAAAGATGACTCAAAGCtgcttttgtgctttctaaaaCACGCACATTCTGGATGACAGATGTTTCAAAGTACACCTGTGGGGGCTGACAGATAATTTTAACATCTCTCTGTCTTTAAGACATCCTCTATTGTCTCAGTCCCAGtctgcaaaaagaaatgaaagatcATTGTCCAGAGGCTTTCACCTCGATTGTCATGAAATGGTTTTGGTTCACATCAAGGACTCAGTTGACATCACATACAGGAGGAACCAGTCTGTCTGATGCCGTCCACCCGGCTGTGTTTAACACCATCCCACATCCCAAGAAACACTAGCCAATaaactgctgctgccgctgGGACACAAACTGGGTTTTGGACGTTTTGACAGGCAGACCACCGTCTGTCCTGACctgataaataaatgtgattggAGAGGGGCTGTAACTGGGAGGGGTGGACTGATGTTCTGCGTTACCACTGATGACCATCAGCACCAA
This genomic stretch from Kryptolebias marmoratus isolate JLee-2015 linkage group LG6, ASM164957v2, whole genome shotgun sequence harbors:
- the LOC108247362 gene encoding lanosterol synthase-like isoform X1 encodes the protein MTEETHLRRRGGPYKTEPASDLSRWRLVSEEGRQTWDYVEDQDTPDREQTMLEAHSLGLDTSKFVPDSLAAQTASEAAMKGVNFFSHLQTDDGHWPMEYSGINFTLPGFLIMCHVTKLQLPEVWMKEMLRYLRSVQLPDGGWGLQTNSDKDKDIIPHLQWGILIRTAVFGCLCVLRRHIEDKSTVFGTALNYVALRILGVDPNDPDLVRARNNLHKKGGAAGIPSWGKFWLAVLNVYSWEGMNTLLPEMWLLPTWIPVHPSTLWCHCRQVYLPMSYCYAVRLTAEEDPLILSLRQELFVQDYATINWPAQRNNVAACDLYTPHSKLLNIAYTVLNVYEAHHSTTLREKAVRELYEHIQADDRFSKCINSGVVSKLLIMLVRWRVDGSSSAAFQEHVSQIPDHLWMGLDGMKMQAMNGSQLWDTCFAVQAFLEAGAQNDPKLSERLRKAHLFLTITQIPENPPDYQKHYRQMNKGGFPFSTRDCGWIVSDCTAEGLKSLMLLEELCPSIRRPVASERLNDAVNVLLSLRNKDGGFATYEPTRGGRLLELLNPSELFGDIMIDYSYVECTSSVMQALRHFHKSYPDHRSEEIRWTLREGLEFCRRKQRPDGSWEGSWGVCFTYGTWFGLEAFACMDHTYENEDVPDEVQKACGFLLDRQMADGGWGEDFESCEQRRYIQSSTAQIHNTCWALLGLMAVRHPDQQAIERGVQLLIDKQLLNGDWPQGNITGVFNKNCAISYPSYKNVFPILTLARFSRLYPLAGS
- the LOC108247362 gene encoding lanosterol synthase-like isoform X2; the encoded protein is MTEETHLRRRGGPYKTEPASDLSRWRLVSEEGRQTWDYVEDQDTPDREQTMLEAHSLGLDTSKFVPDSLAAQTASEAAMKGVNFFSHLQTDDGHWPMEYSGINFTLPGFLIMCHVTKLQLPEVWMKEMLRYLRSVQLPDGGWGLQTNSDKDKDIIPHLQWGILIRTAVFGCLCVLRRHIEDKSTVFGTALNYVALRILGVDPNDPDLVRARNNLHKKGGAAGIPSWGKFWLAVLNVYSWEGMNTLLPEMWLLPTWIPVHPSTLWCHCRQVYLPMSYCYAVRLTAEEDPLILSLRQELFVQDYATINWPAQRNNVAACDLYTPHSKLLNIAYTVLNVYEAHHSTTLREKAVRELYEHIQADDRFSKCINSGVSKLLIMLVRWRVDGSSSAAFQEHVSQIPDHLWMGLDGMKMQAMNGSQLWDTCFAVQAFLEAGAQNDPKLSERLRKAHLFLTITQIPENPPDYQKHYRQMNKGGFPFSTRDCGWIVSDCTAEGLKSLMLLEELCPSIRRPVASERLNDAVNVLLSLRNKDGGFATYEPTRGGRLLELLNPSELFGDIMIDYSYVECTSSVMQALRHFHKSYPDHRSEEIRWTLREGLEFCRRKQRPDGSWEGSWGVCFTYGTWFGLEAFACMDHTYENEDVPDEVQKACGFLLDRQMADGGWGEDFESCEQRRYIQSSTAQIHNTCWALLGLMAVRHPDQQAIERGVQLLIDKQLLNGDWPQGNITGVFNKNCAISYPSYKNVFPILTLARFSRLYPLAGS
- the LOC108247362 gene encoding lanosterol synthase-like isoform X3, producing MTEETHLRRRGGPYKTEPASDLSRWRLVSEEGRQTWDYVEDQDTPDREQTMLEAHSLGLDTSKFVPDSLAAQTASEAAMKGVNFFSHLQTDDGHWPMEYSGINFTLPGFLIMCHVTKLQLPEVWMKEMLRYLRSVQLPDGGWGLHIEDKSTVFGTALNYVALRILGVDPNDPDLVRARNNLHKKGGAAGIPSWGKFWLAVLNVYSWEGMNTLLPEMWLLPTWIPVHPSTLWCHCRQVYLPMSYCYAVRLTAEEDPLILSLRQELFVQDYATINWPAQRNNVAACDLYTPHSKLLNIAYTVLNVYEAHHSTTLREKAVRELYEHIQADDRFSKCINSGVVSKLLIMLVRWRVDGSSSAAFQEHVSQIPDHLWMGLDGMKMQAMNGSQLWDTCFAVQAFLEAGAQNDPKLSERLRKAHLFLTITQIPENPPDYQKHYRQMNKGGFPFSTRDCGWIVSDCTAEGLKSLMLLEELCPSIRRPVASERLNDAVNVLLSLRNKDGGFATYEPTRGGRLLELLNPSELFGDIMIDYSYVECTSSVMQALRHFHKSYPDHRSEEIRWTLREGLEFCRRKQRPDGSWEGSWGVCFTYGTWFGLEAFACMDHTYENEDVPDEVQKACGFLLDRQMADGGWGEDFESCEQRRYIQSSTAQIHNTCWALLGLMAVRHPDQQAIERGVQLLIDKQLLNGDWPQGNITGVFNKNCAISYPSYKNVFPILTLARFSRLYPLAGS